The following coding sequences are from one Aethina tumida isolate Nest 87 chromosome 2, icAetTumi1.1, whole genome shotgun sequence window:
- the LOC109601880 gene encoding S1 RNA-binding domain-containing protein 1, which yields MNKNTPSKAKKRKTTSEDEPSTSKKVKKLEEDSSEVEPEWRDYELLAEQKQLDFIISENIIKLFSKGNTIPFIARYRRSDTGNMDPEDLRDVKECYEEICDLKSKINTVVQTVNKMGQLNPKLRKSIVSVRSAEELELIYAPFKPEGRKTLAERAKKLGLEEVAMKLLNNTGPVNLNSFVDKNVKELSKLQDVEQGVIHIIASVISSDTDLLSYLRNLRTEVNFLMETKKSHAKVDVKSTKPAKPVKEFKFELYFNFKSPTKFLKPHQILAINRGESLKVLSVKIVVPDFLHNKFSNFCIGKWMNVGPFDGNRKRLIMEAIQDCYTRLIQPLIIREVRAELKQKACKASCEVFAKNLKHLLLAPPLKGKPILGIDPGFSNGCKVAMVTKTGVLLDHVVIYPHTKKVKWETVIKDLLLKHNCELIALGNGTACRETETWLSRHIQNGVFRPLDVKYTIVDENGVSIYSCSPEAKKEFPDVDPNIISAISLARRLQEPLAELVKVEPQHLGVGMYQHDLKKKQLDEALDEVVSECVSFVGVDLNTASECLLRRIAGLTEKRASQIIKYREENGQFKTRKQLTKVKGIGVKIFEQCAGFLRVGPTNKDEAVDFYKDTDTTKLDCTYIHPESYGTTKKLLQKLKLKLKDVGDEDFIDKIKRQADVMDKSKMCSELGCGEATLNLILDALSKPLNYDLRTEVSKEPLFKKGLTSINDIGPGTEMTGRATNVTHFGVFVDIGVGTSGLIHCSKTHGLDLQIGDRVEVKVVSVDVEKGRIQLEAVKKL from the exons atgaaCAAAAACACCCCCAGCAAAGCGAag AAAAGGAAAACTACCAGTGAAGATGAGCCCAGCACCTCCAAAAAAGTCAAAAAACTGGAAGAAGACTCGTCGGAAGTGGAGCCTGAATGGAGAGATTATGAGTTGTTGGCTGAGCAGAAGCAGTTGGACTTCATTATTTCAGAAAACATTAtaaagttgttctctaaaggcAACACCATTCCATTTATTGCACGGTACAGAAGGTCAGACACTGGTAACATGGACCCGGAGGATTTGAGGGATGTCAAAGAGTGTTATGAGGAGATTTGTGACTTGAAAAGTAAAATCAACACTGTGGTTCAAACTGTCAACAAAATGGGGcaattaaatcctaaattgAGGAAGTCTATTGTCTCAGTTCGATCAGCTGAGGAACTTGAACTAATT TATGCACCATTTAAACCTGAAGGTAGGAAGACATTGGCAGAGAGAGCAAAAAAGTTAGGCCTGGAGGAAGTagctatgaaattattaaacaatacagGCCCAgtcaatttaaatagttttgttgATAAAAACGTTAAAGAATTAAGTAAACTACAAGACGTTGAACAAGgtgtaatacatattatagcATCCGTTATATCTTCTGACACAGACCTATTGTCATATTTAAGGAAttt ACGAACTGAAGTGAATTTCTTGATGGAAACCAAAAAATCCCATGCGAAAGTCGACGTAAAGTCCACAAAACCGGCCAAACCAGTAAAGGAATTCAAATTCGAATTGTATTTCAACTTCAAATCGCCCACAAAGTTTCTAAAACCCCATCAAATCTTGGCTATAAACCGGGGTGAAAGTCTGAAGGTTTTAAGCGTGAAGATCGTGGTGCCGGACTTCCTCCACAACAAGTTCTCCAACTTCTGCATCGGCAAGTGGATGAATGTCGGCCCGTTCGATGGGAACAGAAAGCGACTCATTATGGAGGCCATTCAAGATTGCTACACAAGATTAA TCCAGCCGTTGATAATCAGGGAGGTGCGTGCGGAGCTGAAGCAGAAAGCCTGCAAGGCTTCCTGTGAGGTCTTCGCCAAGAATCTCAAGCATCTATTACTGGCGCCGCCGTTAAAGGGCAAACCTATCCTGGGCATTGATCCAGGGTTCAGTAATGGTTGTAAGGTGGCCATGGTAACTAAGACTGGCGTACTGTTGGACCACGTTGTCATCTACCCCCACACCAAGAAGGTCAAGTGGGAAACAGTTATTAAAGACCTGCTGCTGAAGcacaa TTGTGAACTGATTGCCCTGGGGAACGGCACAGCTTGTCGGGAGACCGAAACTTGGCTGTCCCGACACATACAGAACGGTGTCTTTAGGCCTCTGGATGTTAAATACACGATCGTAGACGAGAACGGCGTCTCCATTTATTCCTGCAGTCCGGAAGCCAAAAAAGAGTTCCCTGACGTCGACCCCAACATAATTAGTGCCA tttcactCGCACGTAGACTACAGGAACCGCTGGCCGAGTTGGTGAAGGTTGAGCCGCAACATTTGGGCGTCGGGATGTACCAGCACGACCTGAAGAAGAAGCAGCTGGACGAGGCGCTCGATGAAGTTGTGTCCGAGTGTGTCAGCTTCGTCGGCGTCGACTTGAACACCGCCTCAGAGTGTTTACTACG tcGAATCGCCGGACTCACCGAGAAGCGTGCCAGCCAAATAATCAAATACAGGGAAGAAAATGGACAATTTAAAACCCGCAAGCAACTGACCAAGGTGAAGGGAATCGGCGTCAAAATCTTCGAACAATGCGCCGGATTTTTAAGGGTGGGACCAACAAACAAAGACGAAGCTgtagatttttataaagacaCAGACACCACAAAACTAGACTGCACCTACATCCACCCGGAATCGTACGGTACCACCAAAAAACTGCTAcagaaactaaaattaaaattaaaagacgtTGGCGACGAAgactttattgataaaattaaaagacagGCGGACGTAATGGACAAAAGTAAAATGTGCTCGGAGCTGGGCTGTGGGGAGGCGACgctgaatttaattttggacGCGTTGTCGAAACCCCTCAACTACGATCTACGAACGGAGGTCTCCAAGGAGCCGCTGTTCAAGAAGGGTCTGACCAGCATCAACGACATAGGGCCGGGCACCGAAATGACGGGTAGGGCCACGAACGTCACACATTTCGGCGTGTTCGTGGACATCGGCGTCGGCACCAGTGGGCTGATACACTGCAGCAAGACGCACGGACTCGACCTACAAATCGGCGACAGGGTTGAAGTTAAAGTTGTCTCTGTCGACGTCGAGAAGGGTCGAATCCAATTGGAGGCTGTTAAGaagctttaa